One Elusimicrobiota bacterium genomic region harbors:
- a CDS encoding Flp family type IVb pilin translates to MIKNFLKDERGQGMTEYILIVALIAIAAIVVVRLFGSQIMRLFTESTTKLEGVHP, encoded by the coding sequence ATGATAAAAAATTTCTTAAAAGATGAAAGAGGACAGGGAATGACCGAGTATATCCTCATAGTTGCTTTAATTGCAATAGCAGCCATAGTAGTTGTGAGATTGTTTGGGTCACAGATTATGCGCTTGTTCACGGAATCAACTACTAAGCTTGAAGGTGTCCATCCTTAA
- a CDS encoding DUF4321 domain-containing protein, translating into MGKNVIWFILVIVVGALLGSFLGKFIGIAIPQGPIRDLFIADLTAGLSPATLDLRIIEITLGCMLKINLLAIIGIICSALLFKKFSK; encoded by the coding sequence ATGGGAAAAAATGTTATTTGGTTCATTTTGGTTATTGTTGTAGGCGCGCTGCTTGGTTCGTTTTTGGGCAAGTTTATAGGTATAGCGATACCTCAGGGGCCAATAAGAGATTTATTCATTGCCGATCTTACTGCGGGATTGAGTCCGGCAACGCTTGATTTGCGAATAATTGAAATTACGCTCGGATGCATGCTGAAAATTAATTTGTTGGCCATTATAGGTATTATTTGCTCAGCGCTTCTTTTTAAAAAGTTCTCAAAATAG
- a CDS encoding Maf family protein, translating into MTKRRLCFIEEGYGGFRIKKGTAIKGVKSPVILASVSPRRIALLKQWGLKFKIIPSHIKEHTLLKKPSFIVKELALRKAESVAKKLKEGLVIGADTIVVLKGHIIGKPADELHSREILKKLNGSFHKVYTGIAVIDSKTNQKKVDYEVSRVKMRKLSDTEINKLAGKHMDKAGAYAVQEKDDAFVEKIFGDYYNVVGLPYKKTKKLLKYFNIKLK; encoded by the coding sequence TTGACAAAAAGGCGTTTATGTTTTATAGAAGAGGGCTATGGAGGATTTCGCATTAAAAAGGGAACAGCTATCAAAGGAGTTAAATCTCCTGTTATTCTTGCTTCGGTATCGCCGCGCAGAATAGCTCTTCTTAAGCAGTGGGGTTTAAAATTCAAAATAATTCCGAGCCATATTAAGGAACATACTCTGCTTAAGAAACCTTCTTTTATTGTTAAAGAACTGGCCTTAAGAAAAGCTGAATCCGTTGCCAAAAAATTAAAAGAAGGTTTGGTTATCGGGGCGGACACAATTGTTGTCTTAAAAGGCCATATTATCGGTAAACCCGCCGATGAACTGCATTCAAGGGAGATTCTCAAAAAATTGAACGGAAGTTTCCATAAGGTTTATACCGGGATTGCGGTTATTGATTCAAAGACAAACCAGAAAAAAGTTGATTATGAAGTTAGCCGAGTAAAGATGCGGAAGTTAAGCGATACAGAAATAAATAAATTGGCCGGAAAGCATATGGATAAGGCCGGCGCTTATGCGGTACAGGAAAAGGATGACGCTTTTGTTGAAAAAATATTCGGAGATTACTATAATGTAGTAGGCCTTCCATATAAAAAGACTAAAAAGCTTTTGAAATATTTTAATATAAAACTTAAATAG